The proteins below are encoded in one region of Microbispora sp. NBC_01189:
- a CDS encoding roadblock/LC7 domain-containing protein yields the protein MTGKATSTGELNWLLDDLISRVAAVRQAVILSTDGLVVGASQGLSREDAEHLSAVAAGFQSLARGAGRHFGGGEVRQTIVEMEAAFLFVTAAGQGTCLAVLAASDADVGHIAYEMAMLVKRVGQHISTNPRRISP from the coding sequence ATGACCGGCAAAGCGACGTCGACCGGCGAACTGAACTGGCTGCTCGACGATCTCATCAGCAGGGTCGCCGCCGTCCGCCAGGCGGTGATCCTCTCCACCGACGGCCTCGTCGTGGGAGCCTCCCAGGGGCTGAGCCGGGAGGACGCGGAGCACCTGTCGGCGGTCGCCGCCGGGTTCCAGAGCCTGGCCAGGGGCGCCGGCCGGCACTTCGGCGGTGGTGAGGTGCGGCAGACCATCGTCGAGATGGAGGCGGCGTTCCTCTTCGTCACCGCCGCCGGGCAGGGCACCTGCCTGGCCGTCCTGGCCGCCTCCGACGCCGACGTCGGCCACATCGCGTACGAGATGGCGATGCTGGTCAAGCGAGTGGGCCAGCACATCTCCACCAACCCGCGCCGGATCTCCCCATGA
- a CDS encoding DUF742 domain-containing protein, which produces MDEEAGSLVRPYTLTGGRARHSGVKLDLITMVTTTGSRRDLSGIGPEQRRILDLARGGASVADIASDIDLPLGVVRVLIGDLLDLGLVEARAPGKVAPLPSERILKEVINGLRAL; this is translated from the coding sequence ATGGACGAGGAGGCCGGATCCTTGGTCCGGCCGTACACGCTGACAGGGGGCCGGGCGCGGCACTCCGGCGTGAAACTCGATCTCATCACGATGGTGACCACCACGGGTTCACGCAGGGACCTGTCCGGGATAGGTCCCGAGCAGCGACGGATCCTTGACCTCGCGCGCGGCGGCGCGTCGGTGGCGGACATCGCGTCCGACATCGACCTGCCACTGGGCGTGGTACGCGTCCTGATCGGGGATCTACTCGACCTGGGACTCGTCGAGGCGCGGGCTCCGGGCAAAGTGGCGCCGCTGCCAAGCGAGCGCATTCTCAAGGAAGTGATCAATGGCCTTCGCGCCCTCTGA
- a CDS encoding VOC family protein, which produces MPVQRLNHAVLYVRDVDRSVTFYREALGFRVVNALPGAAFLQAEGSSNDHDLGLFQIGAQAGPSSAGRATVGLYHLAWEVDTLAELDRVATRLAAMNALVGASDHATTKALYAKDPDGLEFEVSWLVPAALITDELLAGRTTIRPLDLARELERYGAHTRGGVGVSV; this is translated from the coding sequence ATGCCGGTCCAGCGGCTCAACCACGCGGTGCTCTATGTGCGGGACGTCGACCGCAGTGTGACCTTCTACCGGGAGGCGCTCGGCTTCCGGGTCGTCAACGCGCTCCCCGGGGCGGCGTTCCTGCAGGCCGAAGGGTCGTCGAACGACCACGACCTCGGGCTCTTCCAGATCGGCGCGCAGGCGGGGCCGTCGTCGGCGGGCCGGGCGACGGTGGGGCTCTACCACCTCGCGTGGGAGGTCGACACGCTCGCCGAGCTCGACCGCGTCGCGACCCGGCTCGCCGCGATGAACGCCCTGGTCGGCGCGTCCGACCACGCGACCACCAAGGCCCTCTACGCGAAGGACCCCGACGGGCTGGAGTTCGAGGTCTCCTGGCTCGTGCCCGCCGCCCTGATCACCGACGAGCTCCTGGCCGGACGCACCACGATCAGGCCGCTCGACCTGGCCCGGGAGCTGGAACGGTACGGCGCACACACCCGCGGCGGGGTCGGCGTCAGCGTCTGA
- a CDS encoding DUF998 domain-containing protein, producing MVKRIYPLLAGCGMVLAVATVVAAQVGGEPSLDPVSMTISQYAARDDGGVIETAMAVLGLASLALLAGMRAVHAPVDGWPTRLIGLWSASLVGAAVIPSDTSWQGALHGLLSAVAFVSVPAAAIQLVGRLGQDERWQAVARPLEWLALASGLGLAAITYVALPGHGVMIGLVERLLLAAEVSFLGLLALRLVQLTWGRRSASGPAAVMPLSAGRPSAS from the coding sequence ATGGTCAAGAGGATCTATCCCCTGCTCGCCGGCTGCGGCATGGTGCTCGCGGTCGCCACCGTCGTGGCGGCGCAGGTTGGCGGGGAACCCTCGCTGGATCCCGTCTCCATGACGATCAGCCAGTACGCGGCGCGGGACGACGGCGGCGTGATCGAGACGGCCATGGCCGTCCTCGGCCTGGCCTCGCTCGCCCTGCTCGCCGGAATGCGCGCCGTGCACGCGCCCGTGGACGGCTGGCCCACCCGCCTGATCGGCCTGTGGAGCGCCTCCCTCGTCGGCGCGGCGGTCATCCCGTCGGACACGAGCTGGCAGGGCGCCCTGCACGGACTCCTGTCGGCGGTCGCCTTCGTGAGCGTGCCCGCCGCCGCGATCCAGCTCGTGGGCCGGCTCGGCCAGGACGAGCGGTGGCAGGCCGTCGCCCGGCCGCTCGAATGGCTCGCGCTCGCCTCCGGCCTCGGTCTCGCCGCCATCACCTACGTCGCGCTGCCCGGCCACGGCGTCATGATCGGCCTGGTGGAGCGGCTGCTGCTGGCCGCCGAGGTGTCCTTCCTCGGGCTGCTCGCCCTGCGGCTCGTCCAGCTCACCTGGGGCCGCCGCTCCGCGAGCGGACCGGCGGCCGTCATGCCGCTCAGCGCTGGGCGGCCGTCAGCGTCTTGA
- the xylB gene encoding xylulokinase — protein sequence MTLVAGVDSSTQSCKVVIRDAESGALVREGRAPHPEGTEVHPDHWWTALRSAIEQAGGLADVAAVSVGAQQHGMVCLDEDGEVVRPALLWNDTRSAGAAADLVAELGGPKAWAEAVGSVPVASFTVTKLRWLAREEPDNARRTRSVCLPHDWLTWRLAGRPDTITTDRGDASGTGYWSPATGEYRTDLLELAMGRVPELPRVLGPAEQAGTAEQGGALLAPGTGDNMAASLGAGMRPGDVVVSIGTSGTAFAVSATPSADAAGLVAGFADATGRYLPLVCTLNAARVLDAAARMLGVTPQGLSDLALRAPAGAGGLVLVPYLEGERTPNRPDATGSLHGLRLSNSSPEHLARAAVEGMLCGLADALDALGVEPARVLLIGGGARSEAVRRIAPTVFGRPVLVPTPGEYVADGAAKQAAWLLSGEPEPPHWESGSTERYEGDPTPGLRERYHEAAQE from the coding sequence GTGACGCTCGTGGCAGGGGTCGACTCGTCGACCCAGAGCTGCAAAGTCGTGATCCGGGACGCGGAGAGCGGGGCCCTCGTGCGCGAGGGCCGCGCCCCCCACCCGGAGGGCACGGAGGTCCACCCCGACCATTGGTGGACCGCCCTGCGGAGCGCGATCGAGCAGGCGGGCGGCCTGGCGGACGTCGCCGCCGTCAGCGTGGGGGCACAGCAGCACGGCATGGTCTGCCTCGACGAGGACGGCGAGGTGGTCCGGCCCGCGCTGCTGTGGAACGACACCCGGTCGGCCGGAGCGGCGGCCGACCTGGTCGCCGAGCTGGGCGGCCCGAAGGCGTGGGCCGAGGCCGTCGGCAGCGTGCCGGTGGCGTCGTTCACGGTGACCAAGCTCCGCTGGCTCGCCCGCGAAGAGCCGGACAACGCCCGCCGTACGCGGTCTGTCTGTCTCCCGCACGACTGGCTCACCTGGCGGCTCGCCGGCCGGCCGGACACGATCACGACCGACCGGGGCGACGCCTCCGGCACCGGCTACTGGTCGCCGGCCACCGGCGAGTACCGCACCGACCTGCTGGAACTCGCCATGGGCCGGGTGCCCGAACTGCCCCGCGTGCTCGGCCCGGCCGAACAGGCGGGCACGGCCGAGCAGGGCGGTGCACTGCTCGCGCCCGGCACCGGCGACAACATGGCGGCGTCGCTCGGCGCCGGCATGCGGCCCGGCGACGTGGTGGTGTCGATCGGCACGTCGGGTACGGCGTTCGCCGTCTCCGCGACGCCGTCCGCCGACGCGGCGGGGCTGGTCGCGGGGTTCGCCGACGCCACCGGGCGGTACCTCCCGCTGGTCTGCACGCTGAACGCGGCGCGGGTGCTGGACGCCGCGGCCCGGATGCTGGGGGTCACCCCCCAGGGGCTGAGCGATCTGGCCCTGCGGGCGCCCGCGGGCGCCGGCGGGCTGGTGCTCGTGCCGTACCTCGAGGGAGAGCGCACCCCGAACCGGCCCGACGCGACCGGCTCCCTGCACGGGCTGCGCCTGTCCAACTCAAGCCCGGAGCACCTGGCCCGGGCCGCGGTCGAGGGCATGCTGTGCGGGCTCGCCGACGCGCTGGACGCGCTCGGCGTCGAGCCGGCCAGGGTGCTGCTCATCGGCGGCGGCGCGCGCTCGGAGGCGGTGCGCCGGATCGCGCCCACCGTCTTCGGGCGTCCGGTGCTCGTCCCCACCCCCGGGGAGTACGTCGCGGACGGCGCCGCCAAGCAGGCCGCCTGGCTGCTGTCCGGCGAGCCGGAGCCGCCCCACTGGGAGTCGGGTAGCACTGAGCGGTACGAGGGCGACCCCACTCCCGGCCTGCGCGAGCGCTACCACGAGGCGGCGCAAGAGTAG
- a CDS encoding SAM-dependent methyltransferase, translating into MDDDAQREAAARAARIDTSKPSIARVYDFFLGGKDNFAIDRQIGEATLKIAPDAPAAGRSNRAFLRRVVRHLATEAGIRQFLDIGSGLPTQGNVHQVAQEAAPDSRVVYVDNDPIVLVHGRALLATNGSTMVIEADIRDPESILNHPAVRDLIDFTQPVALLLFAILHHLNDHEDPHAIAARFREALPSGSYLALSHFHNPGPSMPEVSAQATTAEKLFNENLGTGRWRTRDEILAYFGDMELLEPGVVPLAEWRPDPGEPVDRGITYHTWLGGLARKP; encoded by the coding sequence GTGGACGACGACGCCCAGCGCGAGGCCGCCGCGAGAGCGGCCCGAATCGACACGAGCAAGCCGAGCATCGCCCGTGTCTACGACTTCTTCCTCGGCGGCAAGGACAACTTCGCCATCGACCGCCAGATAGGCGAGGCGACCCTGAAGATCGCGCCGGACGCCCCGGCGGCCGGCCGGTCGAACCGCGCCTTCCTCCGGCGCGTCGTCCGCCACCTGGCGACCGAGGCGGGCATCCGGCAGTTCCTCGACATCGGCTCCGGCCTGCCCACCCAGGGCAACGTGCACCAGGTCGCCCAGGAGGCCGCCCCCGACTCGCGGGTCGTCTACGTCGACAACGACCCCATCGTGCTCGTCCACGGCCGGGCGCTGCTCGCCACGAACGGGAGCACCATGGTCATCGAGGCCGACATCCGCGACCCGGAGTCGATCCTGAACCACCCCGCGGTGCGCGACCTCATCGACTTCACGCAGCCGGTGGCCCTGCTGCTGTTCGCGATCCTGCACCACCTCAACGACCACGAGGACCCCCACGCGATCGCCGCCCGTTTCCGGGAGGCCCTGCCGTCCGGCAGCTACCTGGCGCTGTCCCACTTCCACAACCCCGGCCCGTCCATGCCCGAGGTCTCGGCGCAGGCGACCACCGCCGAGAAGCTGTTCAACGAGAACCTCGGCACCGGCCGGTGGCGCACGCGCGACGAGATCCTCGCGTACTTCGGCGACATGGAACTCCTGGAGCCCGGCGTGGTCCCGCTCGCGGAGTGGCGGCCGGACCCCGGCGAGCCGGTGGACCGCGGGATCACCTATCACACGTGGTTGGGTGGCCTGGCCCGTAAGCCCTGA
- a CDS encoding STAS domain-containing protein, with protein MTVNGSFESTRTRNLLYTDPQLSISTSADGSVRLIGQIDLTNGDAIAGALNKAWTKADAQAVDVAELKFIDLYGLRALAVLSDSPVGHPIRLDNVRPALRKLLLLLDWPAFTMA; from the coding sequence ATGACCGTCAATGGGTCGTTCGAATCCACTCGCACCAGGAATCTGCTCTACACGGACCCGCAACTCAGCATCAGCACCTCCGCGGACGGGTCCGTCCGCCTGATCGGCCAGATCGATCTCACCAACGGCGACGCCATCGCCGGTGCCCTGAACAAGGCCTGGACGAAGGCCGACGCACAGGCCGTGGACGTGGCCGAACTGAAGTTCATCGACCTCTACGGCCTGCGCGCCCTGGCCGTGCTGTCCGACTCGCCGGTCGGCCACCCCATCCGGCTCGACAACGTGCGGCCCGCGCTCCGCAAGCTGCTGCTCCTGCTCGACTGGCCCGCCTTCACGATGGCCTGA
- a CDS encoding ROK family transcriptional regulator — protein MSQAVRHDAMRARNLALVLGEVGARGAVTRAALAEITGLTKTTVSKLVGDLIEGGLVVETGAVRDGERGRPGVELRISGRRVAALGLEVNVDYLAVCVVDLARTVRLRRTQAVDNRAAPPVDSIARLGDLAASVVDEAVEKGLRVVGGVLAVPGPVDRTTGDVRNAPNLGWRDVPLASLIRHFPFPVRVENEANLAALGELWFGSGLSDFLHVSGEIGIGAGLVVGGRLFRGAHGFAGELGHVVVAPDGPRCRCGGRGCLEQYAGQDALLAAAGVVRGQLGVARVAQRLREGDESARAACERAAWALGVALSSAINLVDPGAIVLGGIYAPLFRWIGDVVGDTLRARLGQMRGTVPPVIVSRLGAEAAALGAAGQVIEQVMADPAALLHA, from the coding sequence ATGTCGCAGGCCGTACGACACGACGCGATGCGCGCCCGGAACCTGGCACTCGTGCTGGGCGAGGTGGGCGCGCGCGGCGCGGTGACCCGGGCCGCTCTCGCCGAGATAACGGGCCTGACCAAGACGACCGTCTCCAAGCTGGTCGGCGACCTCATCGAGGGCGGCCTGGTGGTGGAGACCGGCGCCGTCCGGGACGGCGAGCGCGGCAGGCCCGGGGTCGAGCTCCGGATCAGCGGGCGCCGCGTGGCCGCTCTCGGCCTGGAGGTGAACGTCGACTACCTGGCCGTGTGCGTGGTCGACCTCGCCCGGACCGTGCGGCTACGCCGTACACAGGCTGTGGACAACCGCGCCGCACCCCCTGTGGACAGCATCGCGCGACTTGGGGATCTGGCCGCATCCGTTGTGGACGAAGCTGTGGAGAAGGGCCTCCGGGTGGTCGGCGGGGTGCTGGCCGTGCCCGGCCCCGTGGACAGGACCACGGGCGACGTCAGGAACGCTCCCAACCTGGGCTGGCGCGATGTCCCGCTGGCATCGCTCATCCGGCACTTCCCCTTCCCCGTACGCGTCGAGAACGAGGCGAACCTGGCCGCGCTCGGGGAGCTGTGGTTCGGCTCGGGATTGTCCGATTTTCTGCACGTTTCAGGGGAGATCGGCATCGGAGCCGGGCTCGTCGTCGGAGGCCGGCTCTTCCGGGGGGCGCACGGGTTCGCCGGCGAGCTCGGGCACGTCGTGGTCGCGCCCGACGGACCGCGGTGCCGCTGCGGCGGCCGGGGATGCCTCGAACAGTACGCCGGGCAGGACGCGCTGCTGGCCGCCGCCGGGGTCGTCCGCGGCCAGCTGGGCGTCGCGCGGGTGGCCCAGCGTCTGCGGGAGGGCGACGAGAGTGCGCGGGCAGCCTGCGAGCGGGCGGCGTGGGCGCTCGGGGTGGCCCTGTCGTCGGCGATCAACCTGGTGGATCCCGGCGCCATCGTCCTCGGCGGGATCTACGCGCCGCTCTTCCGCTGGATCGGCGACGTGGTCGGGGACACGCTGCGGGCCCGCCTCGGCCAGATGCGCGGCACCGTGCCACCGGTGATCGTGTCGCGGCTCGGCGCGGAGGCGGCCGCCCTCGGCGCGGCGGGCCAGGTGATCGAGCAGGTCATGGCCGACCCCGCCGCCCTTTTGCACGCCTGA
- a CDS encoding GTP-binding protein has product MAFAPSEEPVALKILVAGGFGVGKTTLVGAISEIRPLRTEEVLSDRGVGVDDIDGVEAKTTTTVAMDFGRITIREGLVVYLFGTPGQERFWFMWDELSYGALGAVVLADTRRLTDCFPSIDYFEQRGTPFIVAVNCFDGADQHEADDVRIALDLDPEVPVLLCDVRRRASAKVVLVTLVEHALKTLTAAQR; this is encoded by the coding sequence ATGGCCTTCGCGCCCTCTGAGGAGCCGGTCGCCCTCAAGATATTGGTGGCCGGCGGCTTCGGCGTCGGCAAGACCACGCTGGTCGGCGCGATCAGCGAGATTCGCCCCCTCCGTACGGAGGAGGTGCTGTCCGACCGCGGCGTCGGCGTCGACGACATCGACGGTGTGGAGGCCAAGACGACCACCACGGTCGCGATGGACTTCGGGCGCATCACCATCAGGGAAGGCCTGGTGGTCTATCTGTTCGGCACCCCCGGGCAGGAGCGCTTCTGGTTCATGTGGGACGAGCTCAGCTACGGCGCGCTCGGCGCGGTCGTGCTGGCCGACACCCGGAGACTGACCGACTGCTTCCCGTCCATCGACTACTTCGAACAGCGCGGCACGCCGTTCATCGTGGCGGTGAACTGCTTCGACGGCGCGGACCAGCACGAGGCCGACGACGTGCGGATCGCCCTCGACCTCGATCCGGAGGTGCCGGTCCTGCTCTGCGACGTACGGCGGCGCGCCTCGGCGAAGGTCGTGCTCGTCACCCTCGTGGAGCACGCGCTCAAGACGCTGACGGCCGCCCAGCGCTGA
- the xylA gene encoding xylose isomerase — protein MYTPTPEDRFTFGLWTVGWQARDQFGDASRAPLDPVESVHRLSELGAYGVTFHDDDLLAVEPDRAKAVENLKKALADTGMKVPMATTNLFTHPIFKDGGFTSNDREVRRYALRKVIRNIDLAAELGAKTYVCWGGREGAESEAAKDVRVALDRYKEGFDLLCQYVIDKGYDIRFAVEPKPNEPRGDILLPTIGHALAFINSLEHSEMVGLNPETGHEQMAGMNFVHGIAQALWHGKLFHIDLNGQHGPRFDQDLIFGHGDVKNAFFLVDLLENGGYDGPRHFDYKPLRTEDKEDVWESAAANMRTYLIFKEKSKAYRADPEVQAALEASRCDQLALPTLAAGETYEDVLAESIDVDAVAERGFHFTRLNQLAIEHLLGVRG, from the coding sequence ATGTACACCCCCACTCCCGAGGACCGTTTCACGTTCGGGCTGTGGACCGTCGGCTGGCAGGCGCGCGACCAGTTCGGCGACGCGTCCCGGGCCCCGCTGGACCCGGTCGAGAGCGTCCACCGCCTGTCCGAGCTCGGCGCGTACGGTGTGACCTTCCACGACGACGACCTCCTCGCGGTGGAGCCGGACCGGGCCAAGGCGGTCGAGAACCTCAAGAAGGCGCTGGCCGACACCGGCATGAAGGTGCCGATGGCCACCACCAACCTGTTCACCCACCCGATCTTCAAGGACGGCGGGTTCACCAGCAACGACCGCGAGGTCCGGCGTTACGCGCTGCGCAAGGTGATCCGCAACATCGACCTCGCCGCCGAGCTGGGCGCGAAGACGTACGTCTGCTGGGGCGGCCGTGAGGGCGCCGAGTCCGAGGCCGCCAAGGACGTGCGGGTGGCGCTCGACCGCTACAAGGAGGGCTTCGACCTCCTCTGCCAGTACGTCATCGACAAGGGCTACGACATCCGCTTCGCGGTCGAGCCCAAGCCGAACGAGCCGCGCGGCGACATCCTGCTCCCGACGATCGGGCACGCCCTGGCGTTCATCAACTCGCTGGAGCACTCCGAGATGGTGGGCCTCAACCCCGAGACCGGCCACGAGCAGATGGCCGGCATGAACTTCGTGCACGGCATCGCCCAGGCGCTGTGGCACGGCAAGCTGTTCCACATCGACCTCAACGGCCAGCACGGCCCGAGGTTCGACCAGGACCTCATCTTCGGCCACGGCGACGTGAAGAACGCGTTCTTCCTCGTCGACCTGCTGGAGAACGGCGGCTACGACGGCCCGCGCCACTTCGACTACAAGCCGCTGCGCACCGAGGACAAGGAGGACGTCTGGGAGTCGGCCGCGGCCAACATGCGGACCTACCTCATCTTCAAGGAGAAGTCGAAGGCCTACCGCGCCGACCCCGAGGTGCAGGCGGCGCTGGAGGCCAGCAGGTGCGACCAGCTGGCCCTGCCGACCCTCGCCGCCGGTGAGACGTACGAGGACGTCCTCGCCGAGTCGATCGACGTGGACGCGGTCGCGGAGCGCGGCTTCCACTTCACCCGGCTGAACCAGCTCGCGATCGAGCACCTCCTCGGCGTCCGCGGCTGA
- a CDS encoding nitrate- and nitrite sensing domain-containing protein, giving the protein MWGFALKLTVGDGVTLLRAKTLYDTIGIASTDLGLQIQAERALTAGVLSSGQTNSAALTTQQAKTTASADRFRRTSNEESTRDVMSEDLVAPLDTLLSSLERLPSIRESISLGQADRLYAINSYNAIMDDMFALYERLVSVPDLTVFQQASAMQGMGNAHEMISREDALIRGALASGMMTGQEQTAFGEWVSTRRFLYRKNRAVLTGDMRAPYEQELTSPLFDRFTALENLLVNRVRTGGPVPPEAQKWSATVDQLILRLDSARVKASDALNTNATSVATGILLRILVAGGLGLVVIVTTIIFSVRFGRRLARDLAELRDAALDLADVRLPRVVEKLRRGEEVDVEAEAPPINATGSSEVEDVAHAFGSVQRTAVEAAVGQAALRRGVGQVFLNLARRKQTLLHRQLTLLDTMQRRAEDPEALEDLFRLDHLTTRMRRHAEGLIILSGATPGRAWRKPVPLIDVVRAAISEVEDYTRVTMAPMPAATLAGAAVADLVHLIAELMENATVFSPPHTRVEVRGELVANGLAIEVEDRGLGLTPEEYDKINARLTDPPEFDLADSDRLGLFVVSQLAVRHGVRVVLRGSPYGGTTAIVLMPRTLVVEDGAPTAIEGPPPSRGAHAKPAPEMTPETLREAVAGRVWDPAGAPESPESSPFFTPAALRTEAVPSSVREAPPAPTPIPTPVPTPVPMPVSRPKPVAANGTSNGTGNGTGNGTGNGAPNGTASRARGSASDGTHAGLPRRVRQANIAPQLRTPSTQPPLSAPPMEERSPEEARAVFASFQSGARRGREDSDQPGGVAPGDHAHNTHGEKGDA; this is encoded by the coding sequence ATGTGGGGGTTTGCCCTAAAACTCACGGTCGGCGACGGCGTCACCCTCCTGCGTGCCAAGACGCTGTACGACACCATCGGCATCGCCTCCACCGACCTCGGGCTGCAGATCCAGGCCGAACGCGCGCTGACCGCGGGGGTGCTGAGCAGCGGCCAGACGAACTCCGCCGCGCTCACCACCCAGCAGGCCAAGACCACCGCCTCGGCGGACAGGTTCCGGAGGACCTCCAACGAGGAGTCCACCCGTGACGTCATGAGCGAGGACCTCGTGGCGCCCCTGGACACCCTGCTGTCCTCCCTCGAACGCCTGCCCTCGATCCGGGAGTCCATCTCGCTCGGCCAGGCGGACCGGCTCTACGCCATCAACTCCTACAACGCGATCATGGATGACATGTTCGCGCTGTACGAGAGGCTGGTCTCGGTCCCCGACCTGACCGTCTTCCAGCAGGCCAGCGCGATGCAGGGGATGGGCAACGCGCACGAGATGATCAGCCGCGAGGACGCCCTCATCCGCGGCGCGCTCGCCAGCGGCATGATGACCGGCCAGGAGCAGACCGCCTTCGGCGAGTGGGTCTCCACCCGCCGGTTCCTCTACCGGAAGAACCGCGCGGTCCTGACCGGCGACATGCGCGCGCCGTACGAGCAGGAGCTCACCTCGCCGCTGTTCGATCGCTTCACGGCGCTGGAGAACCTGCTCGTCAACCGCGTGCGCACCGGCGGGCCGGTCCCGCCGGAGGCCCAGAAGTGGTCGGCGACCGTCGACCAGTTGATCCTCAGGCTCGACTCGGCCCGGGTGAAGGCGTCGGACGCGCTCAACACGAACGCCACCTCGGTCGCGACCGGGATCCTGCTCCGCATCCTGGTCGCCGGAGGGCTCGGCCTCGTCGTCATCGTTACGACGATCATCTTCTCCGTACGGTTCGGCCGCCGTCTCGCCCGTGACCTCGCCGAGCTGCGCGACGCCGCGCTCGACCTCGCCGACGTACGGCTGCCGCGCGTCGTCGAGAAGCTGCGGCGCGGCGAGGAGGTGGACGTCGAGGCCGAGGCGCCCCCGATCAACGCGACGGGGTCCAGCGAGGTCGAGGACGTCGCCCACGCGTTCGGCTCCGTGCAGCGCACCGCCGTGGAGGCCGCCGTCGGCCAGGCCGCCCTCCGCCGCGGCGTCGGCCAGGTCTTCCTCAACCTGGCCCGGCGCAAGCAGACCCTGCTGCACCGCCAGCTCACGCTGCTCGACACGATGCAGCGCCGGGCCGAGGACCCGGAGGCGCTGGAGGACCTGTTCCGGCTCGACCACCTCACCACCCGCATGCGGCGGCACGCGGAAGGCCTGATCATCCTGTCCGGGGCCACGCCGGGACGCGCCTGGCGCAAGCCGGTGCCGCTCATCGACGTGGTCCGCGCGGCGATCTCCGAGGTGGAGGACTACACCCGGGTCACGATGGCCCCGATGCCGGCCGCCACCCTCGCGGGCGCGGCCGTGGCCGACCTCGTCCACCTGATCGCCGAGCTGATGGAGAACGCCACCGTCTTCTCGCCGCCGCACACCAGGGTGGAGGTCCGCGGGGAGCTCGTCGCCAACGGGCTCGCGATCGAGGTCGAGGACCGCGGCCTGGGTCTCACGCCCGAGGAGTACGACAAGATCAACGCGCGGCTGACCGACCCACCGGAGTTCGACCTGGCCGACAGCGACAGGCTCGGGCTCTTCGTCGTCAGTCAGCTCGCCGTCCGGCACGGGGTGAGGGTGGTGCTGCGCGGCTCGCCGTACGGCGGGACGACCGCGATCGTGCTCATGCCCCGCACCCTGGTCGTGGAGGACGGCGCGCCCACAGCGATCGAGGGACCACCGCCGTCCCGCGGCGCCCACGCCAAGCCCGCACCGGAGATGACGCCGGAGACGCTGCGGGAGGCCGTCGCGGGACGGGTGTGGGATCCCGCCGGAGCCCCGGAAAGCCCCGAGTCGTCCCCGTTCTTCACCCCGGCCGCCCTGCGGACCGAGGCCGTGCCATCCTCCGTGCGCGAGGCCCCGCCCGCCCCCACACCCATTCCCACCCCGGTCCCCACCCCCGTTCCGATGCCCGTCTCCAGGCCGAAGCCGGTCGCCGCGAACGGCACATCGAACGGCACGGGGAACGGCACGGGGAACGGCACGGGGAACGGCGCACCCAACGGCACGGCGTCCCGGGCCAGGGGATCGGCTTCCGACGGGACCCACGCCGGTCTGCCGCGCCGGGTCCGGCAGGCCAACATCGCTCCGCAGCTACGCACCCCGTCGACGCAGCCGCCGCTGTCCGCCCCTCCCATGGAGGAGCGGTCGCCCGAGGAGGCCAGGGCCGTGTTCGCCTCCTTCCAGAGCGGCGCGCGCCGGGGCCGGGAGGACTCCGACCAGCCGGGTGGGGTAGCACCCGGTGACCACGCACACAACACGCACGGCGAGAAGGGTGACGCATGA